The genomic stretch CCGATCCGCCAAGCGTCGGTTGAATGTCTATCAACACCTCATGCACCGCTACATGGACAAGCTGAGCCGGCAAAAGGAGCTGGGCGGTGCTGACAAAGACCGAGGCTGGATCACTGTGGAAGCCGACCTGCGGATTCCTTAGGCCCGCGGCATGGCTGCAGGGATGGGCAACAATGTCCAGGGTGTCCGACCCATGGTCGGACACCTGCCCAGGGAATCATCCATCTGCCCCGTCAAATGTGGACATTATCGTCCTCTTTGTACCTTGCCTGTGGCGACATCTCCAGCAAGCAAGGCCACAGATGATTTCCCAGACAGCCGAGTACGCCCTGCGCGCCATGGTCTTCCTGGCTGAGAATGCGGAGGAGGCCCTGCCCGTGCCAATCATCGCCGAGCATACCAGGGTTCCCGCCGGCTACTTGTCGAAGGTCCTGCAGGGATTGGTGCGCAGCGGGCTGGTGGAGTCCCGGCGCGGGTTGCGGGGCGGATTCCGGCTGGCACGGGGACCGGCGGATTTGAATCTGCTCGAGATCGTCAACAGCGTCTCACCCATTGAGCGAATCACGACCTGCCCCCTCGGCCTGCCCTATCATGAGGGCCGCCTCTGCTCTCTGCATCAGCGCCTGGACGAGGCCATCGGCCACTTCGAGCGGAGCTTCCGCGAGACCACTCTGGCCGACCTCATGGCCGAACAAGCGGGCAAGACCTTCAACCGGGATTGAGCGCGCGGCACGTGGCCGACTGGCCCATCGACCGCCCGCGACAGGCGGCAATCCACACCCAAGCTCTCCACGCCGAACCACCGTCCGGTTCTGCCGCCGGCAAAGGTTCAGCCGGTGGGTTCAGTGGGTCGATTCCTTCGGCGGCGACGCCATCTGGAATGGCGGGGAAGGTCGTCCTTGCGCTCCTCCGCGGGTTCTTCGCGGCATAGGTCCAGCAGTTCCGCGGGCGACAGGCCCAGGGCCTGGCAGACGCGATAGGCGGCGAAGGCGTCGTTGGCGGCGTAGACCAGTTGCGCCTCCGACAGGCGCGTGGCGCCCCAGTTGGATGTCGTCATCCGCTTCGACTTGACCAGGCGCTGACCGAACATGACCGCCACGGCGCTGCGCGCTCCCAGGTGTCGGGTCAGACCCCGGCGGCGGAAGACCGTGTTGAGGTCCACCAATCCCGCCGGGGTCGTCCCGAAGAGGCGCTGGATCTGGCTGAGATCCCCCTCCAGCCCGAAACCCGCCTTGACAACGGCGGAGGAGGCCAGCAAGCGGGCCACGCATTGCCGGGCGGCCCCGTCCTGCAGCTGGAAGATCCAGGCGCGCTCCGCCGTGGCAAACTGCACGACATGCGGTCCGGCCGCCAACTCACCGGCCACGAAGACAGGTCGTGATTCCGTGTCGAAGCCCAGCAACGGACAGGCCTGGAGCGTCTCGAAGGCCGCCGCGGCCGCCTCGCCCGAGGACACCAGCTCGATGGACTCCGGCCCCAGGCGCGGGAAGAGTCCCATGGCGGCGATCGCCTCCCGGCCGGGCAGACATGCCTGCTCTGGTGGGGACGGCGTGGGATTGGAGCTTGCCGGAGGGCTGTTCGGCTCAGGCATCCGGCCTGGTCTCCCGCGCTTCCGGGTAGAACTCCTCCAGCATCCGATGCACGCACCGCTCCAGTTCGGCGATCCCCTCGAGGTACTCGTCGCGGGCTGCCTCGACGAAATCGTAAATGCCGCCGTCGTCGCGAAAACGATCCTCGGGGTGGTACTCCGTGACGACATGCACGCCGTGCGGCACCAGATCCGTGTCGCCGCCCAGCTCCCAGAGGGCGGCCTCGCGGTGGGCCGGCTCCATCCCGACCACCAGGTCCGCCTCCCGCAGCAGGAAGTGGCTGAGCGGTCTGCTGCGGTGGCCGCGCAAGTCCACGCCGCGCCGGGCCAGCGCCTCGACCGTCAAGGCGGCGGCCGGCTCCCCCGTGATGCGCAGGCTGCCGCAACTGGCCGTTGCCACCTGTCCCAGGGCGTGGCGGTCCAGCCAGAGGCGGGCGATCGCCTCCGCCGCCGGGCTGCGACAGATGTTGCCCGAGCAGACGAAGAGGATGCGCCGCGGCGCGGGGATGTTCTCTACAAACACGGCCCTACTCCTCCCGCCTCATGCGATCCAGGACGCCATCGGCGGGAATCCACTCGACCAGCACGCGCCAAGGAATGAGGATGTCGAAGGCGCCCTCGGAGTAGGAAGCAGCCTCGTACTCGTTGACCACGTAGCGCAAACCGTCGGCGACCGGAGCGGCATCCTGCAGGCGAAGCGTGCCGAACCCGGGCCAGTCGCC from bacterium encodes the following:
- a CDS encoding Rrf2 family transcriptional regulator gives rise to the protein MISQTAEYALRAMVFLAENAEEALPVPIIAEHTRVPAGYLSKVLQGLVRSGLVESRRGLRGGFRLARGPADLNLLEIVNSVSPIERITTCPLGLPYHEGRLCSLHQRLDEAIGHFERSFRETTLADLMAEQAGKTFNRD